One part of the Candidatus Saccharimonadales bacterium genome encodes these proteins:
- a CDS encoding YraN family protein produces MSATEIGRMAEDAAATYLHEHGFEILQQNWRTRWCEIDIVCSKSSVVYFVECKYRAKNNWGSGFEYITNKKLQQMHFAAQFWVAQHRWEGDYSLSAIELADNPPQVNEFLKEI; encoded by the coding sequence GTGAGTGCGACAGAGATTGGTCGTATGGCCGAGGATGCCGCCGCAACATATTTACATGAACATGGATTTGAAATCTTGCAACAAAACTGGCGAACGCGCTGGTGTGAAATTGATATTGTGTGTAGTAAAAGTAGCGTAGTCTACTTCGTCGAATGTAAGTACAGAGCCAAAAATAATTGGGGCAGCGGATTCGAATACATAACCAACAAAAAGTTGCAGCAAATGCATTTCGCTGCACAATTTTGGGTGGCACAGCATCGGTGGGAAGGCGACTATAGCTTAAGCGCGATTGAACTTGCTGATAACCCGCCGCAGGTAAATGAGTTTTTAAAAGAAATATAG